The Hermetia illucens chromosome 2, iHerIll2.2.curated.20191125, whole genome shotgun sequence genomic interval AAATGCAAGCTAAGCTGCTCCTTCCGCTTGAAAGCCTTCAGACAAACTGAGCAAATGAACGGTCGTTCAGGATTGTGAGACTGTTTATGACGAGTCAAGTGGTCCTTTCTTTTCAGAGCTGCATTGCAAATATCGCAGATAAAGCGGCGTTCCAAATTGTGCCCGACCAAATGTAGCTCCAGAAGTCCTTGTTCCGGGTAGGCAACTTGACATTCAGGGCAGCAATACAAGGGACTACCATCTAGAGCCGTGGTCAACCGGATTTCACCGGGTCGAGGCTTTGGTTTCCTCTCCTTCGGAGGCTTTTTCcgcttcttcttttttgttgtGGTAGTTGTTGTTGTCTGAGTTACACCTGAGGAAACTGTTGTAGGAACACaatttgtttgttgttgctgctgctgagcCTGGCCGTTCTGCTgtggttgctgttgttgatgttgctgctgttgttgttggtgttgtAAGGTATTCGGTTGGTGTTGTGCCAGGGTGATAGTGCCACCTAATGTGTTAATTCCTATTTGCGCCTGAGATATATCAATAGTTTGTTGTGTGGCTTCCTTCTTTATGTTTTCCGCTGAATACTTCAAGAAATGGTGTAATGAGAGCGGTAGTGTGCTGGCGGGAAGGTGCGACAAATAATCAGCAACTGCGGATCCTGGTGTTAAGGTCTGCCAACTTGAATTCTGTAGGACTGAAAAACAAAAGGATATTCAAAGTAATACATCAATGACTCTAAGCCCCACCCATAGGATCCAGATCACTCACCTCTCTTAGTGTCAACAGTCTGCTGCTGTAGTATCGCATTGCACAAATCCTGCTGGGAAATTTCCTGTTGTTGAGTTTGTATCGGTGCTGTTGAGGTTGTTGTTGCTATTGTACTTTGTGGATAGGAAATAGCTGTTGCAATCAAGCGTTTATCATCGGACGGTTGACTATAAGGAATCGTCGTATATTGCTGTTGGCCTGTTACAATGTGTCCGTTGTATTTAGTTTCAACTGTATTATCATCCGGACGAAATTTTGCCGGTATCGTGGTAGTTGTCGTTAAGGGTTGATTAAAGTGTGTCATGTTTACAGTTGAATTTTGATAGCGATTGGTATCTTGCTACAATGGATAAGGCGATAAGGGTCAATTGATAGTTAATTGTCGGTTATGGGTCGATTGGATACTCACTTGAACTGTAGTTGCAGCGGAAACTAAAGTTCCGGTAGTGGTAAATTGGTGTATACCAGGTATCGTAGCTGGGAATGGTCCACCGAAAGGTGTGAAGTTcataatgaaaatatatttggcaacatCTGGAATGATCGAAAAGGACAAATAAATGGAAATTAATGAACTGGATATCGACTAGAATCTACTTCTAAAATGGGTCCTTCAAAATTCACATAGTGAAAGATTTGGTAGAGAGATAACCGCCGACATCGGGGGTTTCCTAGGGAACAAGGGCCAATAAGAATATCGGCTAACGGAAGCTAGTGAAAAGGCGAAAATTACCCGGAGTTTTTCCGCCTCaaaagccagtaccagaaggtcattcatattttgaacaaaatagCGAAGAATGAAAATGACCTTGCTAAATACTGGGGGATTGACGAAGAATATACCAGCGAAAGCTAGGGAAACAAGCAGAAGGTGAAACCTATCGCCTTTAATTGTAGTCAGTCTGAGGATGAGGTCGAATAACAAAACAAGAGGATCACAGTGTTCATGGGCTCGGGCGCCAAGTAACCTCTGCAAAGAGTGGGACAGGAAAGGCTGGTTGACGAAGAATGCGAAGCGAAACCTTTCAGCAACGTGGCCAAAATTCAATTATAGGTGACGCAAACACATGTTAATTCTATTAGTTGCAAACTAGCACCGGAGGGGTGGCGCCGCATTGAGAAGTGCTATTAAGAGTCATGAACgcaaaagtaaaagtgttccgcccCGCGAACACAGACTACAACCCGTTTCCAGTCGGTAGCGTCAACAAGCTTTTGGGGTATATGAAGATCGACGGGACCTGACGATCTTATGGAAGCAAATTATACTGAGGATAATGCGGATAGATGAGTAGGGTTTCAAGAACTACGTGGCCAGACCTGCAACATAGTCCTGTGAACTCTGACGAGTTTCGAACCACCTGAAGGTCCGAGGTCACCCCTGGATAGGGTTTTGCAATGGGCCCACAATCCGTCCATATAAGAAGCCTGGAAGATTTACCTTGTATTAGACTGATAAACAACGATGACCAAGCAAACACGGACTATTCTTTCGAATCCTTGAATGTACGCTCCCGAAACAAACCAGTCAAGCCCTTCTTCAACAGGTCGCgatttacaaattgagcatGATTGCAGTCCAGGAAACAAATTGGGCTAGTAGCGAAATAAACGACACGAATTGgtacaaaaatttttaaaagtggcAAACCCTCGGGTCACAAGGAATTTGAACC includes:
- the LOC119649145 gene encoding ras-interacting protein RIP3, coding for MNFTPFGGPFPATIPGIHQFTTTGTLVSAATTVQQDTNRYQNSTVNMTHFNQPLTTTTTIPAKFRPDDNTVETKYNGHIVTGQQQYTTIPYSQPSDDKRLIATAISYPQSTIATTTSTAPIQTQQQEISQQDLCNAILQQQTVDTKRVLQNSSWQTLTPGSAVADYLSHLPASTLPLSLHHFLKYSAENIKKEATQQTIDISQAQIGINTLGGTITLAQHQPNTLQHQQQQQQHQQQQPQQNGQAQQQQQQTNCVPTTVSSGVTQTTTTTTTKKKKRKKPPKERKPKPRPGEIRLTTALDGSPLYCCPECQVAYPEQGLLELHLVGHNLERRFICDICNAALKRKDHLTRHKQSHNPERPFICSVCLKAFKRKEQLSLHFVIHSGEKRHICNECGKGFYRKDHLRKHTRSHIARRVKAELSLQNQTTVTILPQQTQQQNQQQQQQQQQQAQQQQQQQQMQQQQQVQQQQQVQQQQHQLHQLQQHHGQQNGQQQHQQQQQGQMLT